The Sneathiella sp. P13V-1 genome includes a window with the following:
- a CDS encoding mechanosensitive ion channel family protein, with the protein MTEAEILDFLQKIWVEISQNAQKIEIYVQILAVILGYGLARVVQFRIKSALSGLEDKFTYPLIARTVPVLVSVSLPATWLAIQFAVLAIIRGLGHPSYILSITCSLLSAWVIIHIFTRLMQNSAWARLVALCVWSITALNILGLLSPTLAFLDSLAFTFGETEISMLKIAKGIVAAIIVFWITLGLSKFAEGRIQKSKALTPSVQVLLAKLVRVGLIAAAILIVLSNSGINITAFAVFSGALGVGIGFGLQKVVSNLISGVILLLDRSIKPGDVIEVGQTYGRVHSMGARYASVITRDATEYLIPNEDLITQHVVNWSYTSHNIRLKCPIGVSYNSDIPAVIKLTEETAVTIPRVLSNPAPRCLMRGFGDSSIDLELRFWITDPENGCANVTSEVLVAIWKAYKEAGVEIPFPQRDVRVEMISSDQSSTEN; encoded by the coding sequence ATGACCGAAGCAGAAATTCTGGATTTTCTTCAAAAAATTTGGGTGGAGATCTCTCAAAACGCCCAAAAGATCGAAATCTACGTACAGATTTTGGCAGTTATTTTGGGGTATGGACTGGCGAGAGTGGTCCAGTTCCGAATCAAATCCGCCTTGTCCGGACTGGAAGATAAATTCACCTATCCGCTTATCGCCCGTACCGTTCCCGTTCTGGTGTCCGTTTCCCTACCGGCAACATGGCTTGCGATCCAGTTTGCTGTCCTTGCCATTATTCGGGGGCTTGGGCATCCGTCTTATATTCTGAGCATTACCTGCTCGCTTCTCAGTGCCTGGGTGATCATTCATATCTTTACCCGACTGATGCAAAACTCGGCATGGGCGCGGCTCGTGGCGCTGTGTGTCTGGTCAATTACCGCCCTTAATATTCTGGGGTTACTATCGCCCACTCTTGCTTTCCTAGACAGTCTGGCTTTCACTTTTGGAGAGACTGAAATCTCCATGCTGAAAATTGCCAAGGGAATCGTGGCAGCGATTATTGTTTTCTGGATTACCCTTGGTCTTTCCAAATTTGCAGAAGGCCGTATTCAGAAAAGCAAAGCGCTCACCCCTTCGGTTCAGGTGTTGCTGGCCAAACTGGTGCGGGTTGGCCTGATCGCAGCGGCGATCCTGATCGTTCTTTCAAATTCAGGGATAAATATCACGGCCTTCGCGGTGTTCAGTGGTGCCTTGGGTGTAGGTATCGGCTTTGGCTTGCAAAAGGTGGTTTCCAACCTGATCAGCGGTGTCATTCTTCTTCTGGATCGGAGCATTAAACCAGGTGATGTGATTGAAGTTGGCCAAACATATGGGCGGGTGCATTCCATGGGGGCACGCTATGCGTCTGTCATTACCCGTGATGCCACAGAGTATCTGATCCCGAACGAAGATCTCATCACTCAGCATGTGGTCAACTGGTCTTACACTTCCCACAATATCCGGCTTAAATGCCCGATCGGAGTATCTTATAATTCTGATATCCCCGCAGTGATAAAGTTGACCGAAGAAACCGCTGTTACCATCCCGCGGGTTTTGTCAAATCCGGCCCCCCGTTGTCTGATGCGGGGATTTGGGGACAGTTCCATTGATCTGGAACTGCGCTTTTGGATTACCGATCCGGAAAATGGCTGTGCCAATGTTACCAGTGAAGTGTTGGTTGCCATATGGAAAGCCTATAAAGAGGCCGGTGTGGAAATCCCATTCCCACAGCGGGATGTGCGTGTTGAAATGATTTCAAGCGATCAGTCTTCAACGGAAAATTAA
- a CDS encoding transcriptional repressor has translation MYAQHEHSHCIETAVEAAERICEDRNLRFTELRRRVLELVWQNHGAAKAYDLLEQLGDDYSAKPPTVYRALDFLLENGLVHKINSLNAYVGCEHPLEHKDCFFLICSNCEEVAECCAGDVAKSLRDMVAKSGFKPTHTTLEIEGLCQQCQAG, from the coding sequence ATGTACGCCCAACATGAACATAGCCATTGCATTGAAACCGCAGTGGAGGCCGCAGAGCGTATTTGCGAAGATCGCAATTTGCGATTTACCGAATTGCGCCGCCGTGTTCTGGAGCTTGTCTGGCAGAATCACGGAGCTGCCAAAGCCTATGACTTGCTGGAACAGCTGGGGGATGACTATAGCGCTAAGCCACCAACCGTGTATCGGGCGCTGGACTTTCTATTGGAAAATGGACTGGTTCACAAAATAAATAGTTTGAATGCCTATGTAGGATGTGAGCATCCGCTGGAGCATAAGGATTGTTTTTTTCTGATCTGTTCCAATTGCGAGGAAGTGGCAGAATGTTGTGCCGGTGATGTTGCCAAATCACTGAGAGACATGGTGGCAAAAAGCGGTTTTAAGCCAACGCACACGACCCTGGAAATTGAAGGCCTGTGTCAGCAATGTCAGGCCGGGTGA
- a CDS encoding ATP-binding cassette domain-containing protein — MSIAFVSAKDVSVIRDGRHILKDVSVDVMENDFITIIGPNGAGKSMLLKCLMGFYRPDEGSVSIAKDLRIGYVPQRLIADATLPISVKRFLTLRKKVSKPEFDRVVEETSIGASLDQSLSVLSGGELQRVLLARALLAEPQLLVLDEPAQNLDITGQLAFYKLLDKVYRERNLSVLMVSHDLHLVMASTRNVLCLSSEVCCYGAPQSVARNPAFITLFGEDMATLMASYDHHAHGHHPHSHEACEEDGHTHDPIQVVSNVR, encoded by the coding sequence ATGAGTATCGCTTTTGTTTCGGCCAAGGATGTATCTGTCATCCGTGATGGTCGCCATATCCTGAAAGATGTCTCCGTTGATGTGATGGAGAATGATTTCATCACTATCATTGGCCCAAACGGAGCGGGCAAATCCATGCTGCTGAAGTGCCTGATGGGATTTTACAGGCCTGACGAAGGTTCAGTTTCCATCGCGAAGGATTTGCGTATCGGATATGTGCCGCAACGTTTGATCGCAGATGCTACGTTACCCATTTCTGTAAAACGATTTTTGACGCTCCGGAAGAAAGTTAGCAAGCCTGAGTTTGATCGGGTAGTTGAGGAAACGTCCATTGGAGCTTCACTTGACCAATCTCTTTCAGTTTTGTCTGGCGGTGAATTGCAGCGCGTTCTTCTGGCGAGAGCGCTACTTGCTGAGCCGCAACTTTTGGTGCTTGATGAGCCGGCACAAAATCTGGACATCACAGGCCAATTGGCTTTTTACAAGCTTTTGGACAAGGTCTATAGAGAACGGAACTTGAGCGTTCTGATGGTATCTCATGATTTACATCTTGTTATGGCTTCTACGCGAAACGTTCTGTGCTTGTCATCCGAAGTTTGTTGTTATGGCGCACCTCAGTCGGTTGCCAGAAACCCTGCCTTTATCACCTTGTTTGGGGAAGATATGGCAACGTTGATGGCGAGCTACGACCATCACGCACACGGACATCATCCCCATTCCCATGAAGCCTGTGAAGAAGATGGTCATACACACGACCCTATTCAGGTAGTTTCCAATGTTCGATGA
- a CDS encoding iron chelate uptake ABC transporter family permease subunit, whose product MFDDFLVMALLAGAGIALIAGPLGCFVVWRRMAYFGDSLAHSALLGIALGLLVGFNTNLGTVLVCALFAVMLLTLQEMKVLATDTLLGILAHAALSIGMVVLSFVHDQPFDLHAYLFGDILTVTTTDLMWIGAGGIVVLGLLVANWSSLTLMTLHEDLARAEGVKTFWVNLMLVLIMTVVVAVSIRIVGILLITSLLVIPAATARQWVKTPESMAMLAAAFGLMAVSGGILASYEVDTPAGPSIVTAATALFVVLFPLAALLNKRRKFV is encoded by the coding sequence ATGTTCGATGATTTTTTGGTGATGGCATTGCTTGCAGGGGCAGGCATTGCCTTAATTGCAGGTCCGCTTGGTTGCTTCGTTGTGTGGCGGAGAATGGCCTATTTTGGTGATAGTCTTGCCCATAGTGCCTTGCTGGGAATCGCTCTTGGACTTTTGGTGGGATTTAATACGAATCTGGGAACTGTCCTAGTATGCGCTTTGTTTGCTGTGATGCTGTTGACTTTGCAGGAGATGAAAGTACTGGCGACAGACACCTTGTTGGGCATTTTGGCCCATGCAGCCTTGTCCATAGGTATGGTGGTTTTAAGTTTCGTTCATGATCAGCCTTTTGACCTTCACGCTTATCTGTTTGGTGATATCCTTACCGTTACAACGACGGATCTTATGTGGATCGGTGCTGGCGGAATTGTTGTGTTAGGGCTTCTGGTCGCAAACTGGTCGTCTTTGACTTTGATGACACTTCACGAAGATTTGGCCCGTGCGGAAGGGGTGAAAACCTTTTGGGTTAATCTGATGCTGGTTCTGATTATGACGGTTGTTGTTGCCGTTTCTATTCGAATTGTCGGAATTTTGCTGATCACTTCACTGCTCGTCATTCCGGCGGCGACCGCACGTCAGTGGGTAAAAACTCCTGAAAGCATGGCGATGCTCGCAGCGGCTTTCGGGTTGATGGCTGTAAGTGGTGGCATCCTTGCGTCATATGAAGTGGATACGCCTGCTGGGCCTTCTATCGTGACGGCGGCAACTGCTTTGTTTGTGGTGCTTTTCCCTTTAGCGGCTTTGCTTAACAAGCGCCGAAAATTTGTTTGA